The following are from one region of the Streptomyces fradiae genome:
- a CDS encoding ATP-binding protein: MISAPSAALGLVYRWTDRTPNPTGEARAVLRRVLKDLGLSGDVVSDGVLAVSELVANAHEHACGPYEVHVRSAAGRYICEIHDGNPLLPAGLYSGATLSSDAEPAEGPDGLLVERGRGLRIVNELAQGQWGFHVTERGAKAAWIVVAPALPDPSDGNDADGTRASRLGNESKLRQLDSASSSHDGSGRARLRQESATDAPRARCGGVPPLANVYGPSNSLVAEGTGES; the protein is encoded by the coding sequence ATGATCAGCGCGCCATCCGCCGCTCTCGGCCTCGTGTACCGCTGGACCGACCGCACTCCCAACCCGACGGGCGAAGCCCGCGCGGTCCTTAGACGCGTCCTCAAGGACCTGGGGTTGTCCGGGGACGTCGTCAGTGACGGCGTCCTGGCCGTCTCGGAGCTCGTGGCGAACGCGCACGAGCACGCGTGCGGCCCGTACGAGGTGCACGTCCGCTCGGCCGCCGGGAGGTACATCTGCGAGATCCATGATGGGAACCCTCTGCTCCCCGCGGGCCTCTACAGCGGTGCCACGTTGTCATCGGACGCCGAACCGGCCGAGGGCCCGGACGGGTTGCTCGTCGAGCGTGGACGGGGTCTACGCATCGTGAACGAGCTGGCCCAGGGGCAGTGGGGGTTCCACGTCACGGAACGCGGCGCCAAGGCCGCCTGGATCGTGGTGGCCCCGGCGTTGCCGGACCCGTCCGACGGGAATGACGCTGACGGCACTCGGGCATCCCGGCTCGGGAACGAGTCAAAGCTCCGACAGCTTGACAGCGCATCATCATCCCACGATGGCAGCGGTCGAGCCCGCCTCCGACAGGAATCGGCCACAGATGCTCCACGTGCCCGGTGTGGCGGAGTTCCTCCCCTCGCCAACGTGTACGGTCCATCGAACAGCCTGGTGGCCGAGGGCACGGGGGAGTCTTGA